The genomic window GGACTGGTTCAAGGACTATATGGCCCAAGAAGTGGAGGGAATTAATAAAAGAGAGAAAACCCAATCAGGAATTAAATTTGACCGATTGAAGCTAATACGTGGAGGTGATTCTATTGAAGTAAAAGCCCGGGGAAATTTAGTCCCTTGGTATGGTTGCCCTGCAATAGAGGCCAGTTTGGAGCATCCGGGCACAATACGTTACTTTCGCTATTTTGATGGCGGATTTTACAAAGGGCTGGATAACCATGGGCATGAGTTGGAAGATGCCGTCATAAAAGGCACGAAAGGGGTAGGCTATGTGCCTAAATATGAATATGCCAACTAATTAGCCCAAAATAAGAGATAAATGGTGGCAATAAATGTCCTCGAAGTAAATGCCCGGTCAGTGCTCATTTTTAAAACTTCCGCTACTATTATATTATGCGACAGACATTTGCCCGAAGCAACCTTGGAAAGTACAAAAAACTTAAGAGTGTGTGGAGAAGGCCTAAGGGAATACACAACAAACTGCGGCACAACAAAAAAGGCAAGGGAGAAAGGCCCAACATTGGCCTTAAACAGCCAAAAGGAGAAGTTCCTGCCCTTGTGGCATCAATCAGCCGGCTTGAAGAGCTGAAAGGCAAGACAATCATACTTTCCGGGACTGTCGGAAAGAAAAAACTGGCTGAAATGGCAGAATTCTGCGAAAAGAACAAGATTAAGATTTTAAACCCTCCAGCAAAAACAAAGATTAAGCCGAAAGCGAAACCCAAGGAGGCAGAGAAGAAGTAATTCCCCAATTAATACGCCCCCGGATACATTTTTCTGAAATTTCACCAGCCCTGGGTTTGCCAAATGCAGATACTATCTCCTTTATCCTGGCTTGAAAAAACTGTAGAAAACTAGCCAATGTAATCCATAAACTTCTTTGAAGCGGGCTTTTTCGAATCATTCTGCTTCTTTGAAACCTCAATTTTTCCAAACCTTTTTTCAAACTTCTCGACATTTTCCTTGAGAAGGTTTAGGAGAATTTTTGTCTGCTTTGGCTCAAGCACTACAGAATTGTGTTTTGCTATATAGGTGAGCATCTGCTTTCCGTCAACCATGTCCATCCTGGGGCTTACCTGCGCAAAATCAAGGACAAATTCGTTAGGGTTATTGAATATGGCAACATTATTCGAGTAAAAAGCTTCCTTTCCAGGGTCAATATTCAAGTTAACCTTCTTTTTTTCTGCTTCTGCCATGATAAAATTCAGTACTGCCCCTGGCCTGCGCCCTGATCACCAGCACCCTGCCCCTGCGGGGCCTGGTAATAATATTTGCTTAAGGCGGTAAGCTTCATCTGCCGCTCAAGCTTCTTTAGCCGGTCATCAAAAGCCGTATTGAGGTCAGCCATCTTCCTTGCCTCCTCTTTTATGTGAGCCCACTCCTGAGGCTCTTCGCTGGTTCCGGCAACCTCAATGCTTTCCATGAATTCATCAAACTTTCCGGTAAGCCCTGCCAGGTGTTGGGACAGCTGGCCTATTCCTGCAATAAGCTCGGAATTGGTCTTAATCAAATCATCAACAACCCGCTGGTTTTCCTTCATCATTTCAACCAAGTCACGAAGGACAGCATTATATCCCGGAGAACCCTTCTCCACCATCTCAAGGCGCTTTTCGAGCTTTCTCAGCGGAGTAACTGAAACAATCTCATACTCCTCAGACATAATATACTCCCCTTTTTATATTTAAAATGCTTATAGAAAGCTTACGCACGCCTCTAAAGGATTAAGTTGAGAAGAGCTTCTTTTGGGCTTTCCGCGTTCACTACTGAAGACGCAACCAAAACGCCTCTCGTCCCAAGCTCCTTTGCCTTCACCACGTCTTCCCGTGTGCTTATGCCCGCCCCGCAAAGAGGCATCACCGAAGGGCTTAGCTCTTCAAGGAGTTCCACAAATCGGCTCACAAGGTCCGGCTTTGTCTTTGAAATAGACCTGCCCGAGCCGATAAGGTCAGGGTCCTCAAAAGCAATCGAGTCAGGAAGAAGCTTTGAAACCTCCATTGCCTCCTTTATGTCTGAAACGCAAACGATTGTCTTAAGCCCGCAGGACTTTGCAACCGAAACACAGTTTTCGATTTCCTTTAGGGGAATCCTCCTTTCCGAATGGTTTATGAGGGTTCCAACCGCCCCTGCATCCCTTACTGCCTGAGGAAGAATTTGGCCGGTATGCGCGCCGTAAGGAATCGGGTCTATGTGCTGGGAAACTACAGAAACGAGCTTGCTTACCCTGTCAATATCTGTCGGCTGGACTGCAGCAGCCATCTCGACATTATTTTCTTCTGAAACATCTGCCATTATGCTTGCAAGCCGGACTGCGTTCAAGCCAGTGCCCTTAAAATAAGTCTTGAAATTTATAAGATACAGCATAACATCAATAGCCAAATGTAAATATATTCTCTGATTAAGCTTCGGTTAATTGACCGAGATTCTCACTTCATCAGAATTGGCCATTGGATTGATGCACATTGCCTCAAATGCCAGAGTTCCGGAATTTCCGGGATGAATAGAGATGGTATCTGGCGAACGAGTAAGGATTTTTATGGGAATCTCATGGTACTTTGTAACCATTGTCCTTATGTCCAGCGCATTCCCCGAAAACTGTGCCACGCCCCTAAGGCAACCCTCAATTGTGCAGGTGCAGGGCTCATCGTTA from Candidatus Aenigmatarchaeota archaeon includes these protein-coding regions:
- the tpiA gene encoding triose-phosphate isomerase, yielding MLYLINFKTYFKGTGLNAVRLASIMADVSEENNVEMAAAVQPTDIDRVSKLVSVVSQHIDPIPYGAHTGQILPQAVRDAGAVGTLINHSERRIPLKEIENCVSVAKSCGLKTIVCVSDIKEAMEVSKLLPDSIAFEDPDLIGSGRSISKTKPDLVSRFVELLEELSPSVMPLCGAGISTREDVVKAKELGTRGVLVASSVVNAESPKEALLNLIL
- a CDS encoding DUF3467 domain-containing protein produces the protein MAEAEKKKVNLNIDPGKEAFYSNNVAIFNNPNEFVLDFAQVSPRMDMVDGKQMLTYIAKHNSVVLEPKQTKILLNLLKENVEKFEKRFGKIEVSKKQNDSKKPASKKFMDYIG